In Microbacterium sp. ABRD28, the genomic stretch GCCAGGCGGTCTCCTGGTCATGGTGGCTGATGCCGCCGATCCTGCTTCTCATCCCGACCGCACCTGTGCTCATGAGTGCCTACTCCCTGCTGACGGGCGCGTCCTATTCCGGACGCGGCATCGGCCTGCTGATCGAATTCTTCATGGACGACGGCCGCTTCGCGAGCGGCCCGGAGCTCGTCGTCCTCTGGTGCGGGAAGCTGGCATTCGTGGCGCTCGGGATCGGCGTCGCCGCGCTCGCGGTCGATCGCGTGCGGCATTCGCGGGCACGCCGACCCGGGTCCGGGTCGGCATAGGCTGAGGCCATGCACGGCGAGTACAAAGTCCCCGGCGGAAAACTCGTGGTCGTCGACCTCGATGTGCGGGGCGGCCGCATCGCCGACTTCCGCCTCGCCGGCGACTTCTTCCTCGAGCCCGACGATGCCCTGCCCCTCATCGACGCCGCCGTCACGGGGCTGCCGGTCGAGACCGACGTCGCGGGCATCGCCGCCGCAGTCAGGGCGGCACTCCCCGCCGGGGCGCAGCTGCTGGGATTCACGCCCGAGGCGGTCGGCACCGCCGTGCGCCGCGCGCTCGTCACCGCGCCCGGGTGGCGCGACTTCGACTGGGAGGTCGTTCATGACGCCCCGGTCTCGCCCCGGATGAACCTGGCGCTCGATGAGGTGCTCACCGAGCGCGTCGGCGACGGTCGGCGCCGCCCGACCCTGCGACTGTGGGAGTGGAACGAATCGGCCGTCGTGATCGGATCGTTCCAGTCGTATCGCAACGAGGTCGACCCCGAAGGGGCGAACCGTCACGGGTTCGATGTCGTCCGGCGCATCTCGGGCGGCGGGGCGATGCTCATGGGCGCCAACTCGATCGTCACGTATTCGCTGTACGTGCCGGCCTCGCTCGTGGCGGGCATGACCTTCGCCGATTCATACGCCTTCCTCGACGATTGGGTGCTGCAGGCCCTGCGGTCGCTCGGCGTCGAGGCGGTCTACCAGCCGCTCAACGACATCGCCTCGCCAGAGGGCAAGATCGGCGGTGCCGCGCAGAAGCGACTCGCCAACGGCGGCGTGCTCCACCACGCCACCCTCAGCTACGACATGGACGGTCAGGTGATGACCGAGGTGCTCCGCATCGGCCGCGAGAAGCTCAGCGACAAGGGCACGGCGTCGGCCGCCAAGCGGGTCGATCCGCTGCGGCGGCAGACGGGCCTGCCCCGCGAGGCGATCATCGAGCGCTTCATCGAGACTTTCTCCACGCTCTACGGCGCCGAACCCGGCGCGGTCACCGATGAGGAGTACGCCGCGGCTCAGGCGCTCGTCGAGAGCAAGTTCGCCACCTCGGCCTGGCTGCATCGCGTGCCGTGACCACCCCGTCTCCACCCGCAGCGCCGCGGGGCTCGGTCACCGTCCACCACGGCGACAACCTCGACGTGATCCGGAACTTCCCCGACGCGTCGTTCACGCTGATCTACCTCGACCCGCCGTTCAACACCGGACGCATGCGGGAGCGGAGCGTCGAGCGCGCCCGCGCGACCGTTCCCGAGGCCCCGGCGGGCGTCGTCCGGCGCGGGTTCCACGGGCGCGAGTACGAGCGGCTGCGCGGCGACCTCCGCACCTACGACGACCGATTCGACGACTACTGGGGGTTCCTCGAGCCACGCCTGGAGGAGGCCTGGCGCCTCCTCGCGCCTGACGGCACGCTGTACCTGCACCTCGACTTCCGCGAGGCGCACTACGCCAAGGTGCTGATGGACGCCCTGTTCGGCCGCGAGAACTTCCTCAACGAGCTCGTCTGGGCCTACGACTACGGCGCGAAGACGCGGCGCCGCTGGCCGACCAAGCACGACACGATCCTCGTCTACGTCAAGGACCCCGATCGCTACTGGTTCGACTCCGACGGCGTCGACCGCGAGCCCTACATGGCTCCAGGCCTCGTGACCCCCGAGAAGGCCGCGCGCGGCAAGCTCCCCACCGACGTCTGGTGGCACACCATCGTCCCCACCACCGGCCGGGAGAAGACGGGCTATCCGACGCAGAAGCCCGAGGGGATCCTCCGCCGCATCGTGCAGGCCTCGAGCCGCCCCGGCGACCGGGTGCTCGACTTCTTCGCCGGGAGCGGCACGACCGCCGCCGTCGCGGCATCCCTCGGCCGCAATGCGGTGCTCGTCGACGACAACCCTGCCGCGATCGAGGTGATCCGCCGCCGCATCCCCGACGCGGAGCTCGTGACATCCGTTCCTCTCGAACAGGTCGCCCGATCGGATGCCGCCCTGGAGCCGCTCCCGTAGGCTGAGGCCCGTGCGATACGGACTCTTCATCCCCCAGGGCTGGCGCCACGACCTCGTCGACATCGAACCCGCCGATCAGTGGCGGGTGATGCGCGAGCTCGCGCAGCACGCCGACCGCGGTCCGTGGGAATCGCTGTGGGTCTACGACCATTTCCACACCGTGCCTGTGCCGAGCGAGGAGGCGACGCACGAGGCGTGGACGCTGATGGCCTCGTTCGCCGCGGTGACCGACCGAATCCGTCTCGGCCAGATGTGCACGTGCATGGGGTACCGCAATCCCGCTTACCTGGCGAAGGTCGCCGCCACCGTCGACATCATCTCGGGCGGACGCACCGAGATGGGAATCGGCGGCGGCTGGTACGAGCACGAGTGGCGGGCCTACGGCTACGGGTTCCCGAAGATCGGCGATCGTCTCGGCATGCTCGAGGAGGGCGTGGAGATCATGCGCCAGGCCTGGACGACGGGCACCGCCACGCTCCACGGTCGTCACTACGACGTCGACGGCGCGCTCGTGCGCCCGCTGCCCCTGCAGGAGGGCGGGATCCCCCTGTGGATCGCGGGCGGCGGCGAGAAGGTGACGCTCAAGATCGCGGCGAAGTACGCGCAGTACACGAACTGGTCGAGTGAGCCGGAGGAGTTCACCCGCAAGGACGAGATCCTGCGCGCCCACGCCGACGACCTCGGTCGCGACCAGGCCGAGATCGTGCGGTCGGCGAACTTCAACACCGTCATCGGTGAGAACGAGAAGGATGTCGCGGCGCGTCTGGACCGCATCGAGCAGCGTGTCACCCCCTACCTGGGCGATCGCACCGCGGCCTTCATGGCCGAGTACCGCTCCGACCGCGGCCTCGTCGGCACCCCCGAGCAGGTCGCCGAGCGCCTCGCGGCGCTCCGCGAACGCGGTCTCGGCTACGCCATCCACTACTTCCCCGAGCACGCGTACGACCGCTCGGGCGTCAGCGAGTTCGAGCGTCAGGTCGTCTCGGCGCTGCGCTGAGCTTCCACTCTCCCGCGGGCTTCCACGCTCCTGCGGGTCTCAGCCCGCTGTGGATCCGCCCGAGCGCGGATCTCCGCGCGAAGGAGGATGTCCGAGCGGCGCCGCATCACACGAGCGCGGCGACGCTCGCGTAGGCGTCCCGCACCACGTCGGGTGCCGAGGACGGGCCGCCGAAGACGCGCGCCGTGCCCGGGGCGCTCGCCCACGTCGGCCACCCCGGGTCGCGGTCGCGGACGAGTGCCACTGCCGAGCCGTGCACGGCGTCGGCGAGACTGCGGGGCGGGTCATCGCCGGCGATCGCCGACACCCCGTCGAGGTCGAGGCCGTCGAACCAGAACGGCACGTCGAGGCAGTGCAGCGACCATCTGCGGGTCGGCGACGGCCACGAGAAGGCGTACACCCACGTGTCGGCCCCGCCGCGCGCGTCGGCGGCGCGCACTACGGTCGAGCGGAAGATGCTGTCGCTGATGAAGCGTCCGATCACGGCCGCGCCACCCTTGCGCCGCTGCGACCCGTTCGCGGCGAGGTAGGGTCCGACGACCTCGGGATCGACGCCGATCCGTCGCAGCAGGAGCGCCGCCGGAATCAACCGCAGCGGCACGCGGATCCCGTCGGTGATCATCGTGAACTCGTCGTCGGTGGCCCCGACGACGAGCGCCTTTTCTGCGCCCACGCAGGCGCGAAGCGATTCGATCGTCGCCCGGGGGAGGAGCTCGCCGTCGATGACGGGCCCCCAGGGGAGTCCGTCGCGGAGGATGCCGGTCAGCGGCGCCAGCGGATCCCTCGACGCCACCTTCGCGGCATCCCGCTGCAGCGCGAGCAGCCGCTCCTCGGATACGGATCGGAACCCCTCGAGGGTGGCGGCGACGTCCGCCAGGTCGGCGAGGCGCTCCGAGCGCTCCCGGGCGAGCGGCGCCGGGATGTCGCCGAGGGCGGGTGAGAGCGCCCACGCCGCATGGAAGAGGTGCTGGGCGGCCGGCATGCCGAGGAGGGTCAGGACCGCCCCGCCGCCGGCGGATTGCCCCGCGATCGTCACGCGGGACGGATCGCCGCCGAAGTCGCGGATGTGCTGCTGCACCCACTCCAGCGCGGCGAGCCAGTCGCGGACCCCCCGGTTGCTCGGCGCCCCGGGGATCTCACCGAATCCGTCGAAGCCGAGGCGGTAGGAGACCGTGACGGTGACGACCCCGTCGCGGTTGAATGCGCGCCCGTCGTACCAGGGGCTCGCCGGCGACCCCGAGGTGAAGCCGCCGCCGTGGATGTAGACCAGCACCGGCAGCGCCGCGTCGGCGTCGCCGGGGCACGGGGTGAAGACATTGACGTTCAGGGTCGACTCGCCCTCGACCGAGGGCTCGGGGATCAGCGTGATCCCGGTGTCGCCGCGCTGAGCGGTGGCACCGTATGCCGTGGCGTCGCGCACACCGTCCCACGGTGGGACAGGGGAAGGGGGTGCGAAGCGCCTCTCGCCGACAGGCGGGTCGGCGAACGGGATGCCGAGGAACGCTGCGGATGATCCGGGATCGCCCGGCTCTCCCCGCCACAGGCCCCGCACCGCGCCGCAGGAGAGGCTGATGACCGCATCGTTCACGCTGGTCATCGTACGGCGTCCGTCGTTCGCCACCACAGAGCAGAAAACCTCCACGTGGAGGTTTTCTGCTAGCCTCGCCTCATCGTCCCGATCGGTCGACAGATCGACGTGAGAAGAGAGGTCGCGATGGCGCATCCGGAAGTCCTGCCCGAAGCGTCGGTCCAGCTGTACACCCTGGCCGAGCAGTTCACCGCCGATCCCGGCCGGTCTCTCGACCGCCTCGCCGAGATCGGGCTGCGTCACGTCGAGGCGTTCGCGTTCGTCGACCGGCCCGACGAGATCCGCGCGGCTCTCGACGCCAGCGGGCTCGACGCCCCGACAGGGCATGCGCCCCTTCTCAGCGACGAGCTGTGGACGCCGGACGGCGCCATTCCCACTCCGGCGCCTGAGATCGTGCTCGAGGCCGCCGCGCGGATCGGCCTGCAGACCGTCTTCGACCCGTTCGTGCCGGTGGAGCGCTGGCTGACCGAAGACTCGGTGGCCGAGCTCGCGGAGCGCCTGAACCGCGCCGCCGACCTCGCCGCGACCTTCGGGCTGACCGTGGGCTACCACAACCACTCCCAGGAGTTCGTCGCGAGCTTCGACGGCGTCACCGCCTACGAGCGCTTCATCTCCCTCACCGATTCACGCGTCGCCCTCGAACTCGACCTGTACTGGGCGGCCGCCGGCGGGCAGGACGGCCCCGCCCTCGTGTCGCGCCTGGGTGAGCGGCTGCAGGCCGTGCACGTGAAGGACGGTCCTGTTCCGGCATCCAATCCCTTCGCCCCCGATGCTCCCGCCTTCGGCTCCGGCGCGCTCGAGCAGCGTCATGCCGGCACCGGTGAGGTGCCCCTGGCCGCGGCGCTCCGCGCCGGCGAGGGCGCGATCCGCTACGCCGTCATCGAGTACGACAACCCGCCGGGCGACGTCTTCGACGACATCGCCGCCAGCCTCGCCTTCCTCCGCGACGGGGGGTTCGTGCGATGAGCGGCGCGGTCGGCGTCGGCGTCATCGGCGCCGGGGTCATCAGCGACACCTACCTCGAGAACCTGCAGTCCTTCCCCGATGTGGACGTCGTCAGCGTCGGCGACCTCCTCGTCGATCGCGCCGAGGCCCAGGCTCGCAGGCACGGCGTCCCCCGCTGGGGAAGCGTCGACGATGTGCTGGCGGATCCCGACGTGCAGGTCGTCGTCAACCTCACGATCCCCGCCGCGCACATCGAGGTGTCGATGCGTGCGATCGGGGCGGGCAAGCACGTGTGGACAGAGAAGCCGATCGGTCTCGATCGCGACGGCGCCGCCGAGCTCCTCGCCGCCGCGGCGGCGGCCGGACTCCGGGTCGGTTCCGCCCCCGACACCGTCCTCGGTCCCGGTTTCCAGACCGCCAAGCGCGCGATCGCCGCGGGCGTCATCGGCGAGCCGCTCTTCGCGCAGACGGTGTTCCAGACGCAGGGGCCCGACCTCTGGCATCCCGCACCGCAGTTCCTCTTCGCCCGGGGCGCCGGGCCGCTCCTCGACATGGGCCCGTATTACTTCACGGGACTCGTCAGCCTCTTCGGCCCCGTCGACCGGGTGTCGGCCGTCGGCCGCAAGGCGCGCGCTGAGCGCGTCATCCACACCGGGCCGAACGCCGGCGCGACGTTCCCGGTCGAGGTGCCGACCACCGTGCAGGTGGTCATCTCCTTCGAGAGCGGTCGGCAGGCGCAGAGCCTGCTGAGCTTCGACTCGGCGCTCGAACGCACGGGCGTCTTCGAGGTGCACGGCACCGAGGGGTCGATCGTCCTGCCCGACCCCAACCAGTTCGCGGGGCGGATCGCCTACGTCACGCCGCTGGGGGTTCTTCGCGACGGCATGAGCGTCGAGCAGGAGTGGATCGACATCGCGCAGGAAGGCGTCGTCGTGGGGCGCGGGCTCGGCCTGCTCGACATGGTGCGCGCGATCGCCGAGGGGCGTCCTCACGTCGCGAGCGGCGACCTGGCGCTGCACGTCCTGGACGTCATGCTGTCGGCGGAGCAGTCGATCGAGACCGGCGAGTCGGTCCGCGTGGCGAGCACCGTCGACCCGGTGCCCGTCATCGACGGGGACTTCGACCCCCTCGCCCGGACCCTCTGAGGAGATGGCCGCGGAGTCGGCGTCGCCGGGGAGCCGGGGCGCCTCACCGAAGGGCATCGCGCGGCGGCAGGAGATCCTGGACCGCGCGATCGAGGTCTTCGCGCAGCGAGGATCGGACCGCACGAGCCTCCGCGCGATCGCGACCGAGGTCGGGGTGACCCACGCCGCCCTCCGCCACTACTTCGGGTCTCTCGAGGAGCTGCTCGTCGAGGTGTACCGCCAGGCCCAGCGCGATCATGCCGTGGAGCTGTCGGCCGGGATGACGCCGACCGAGCTCATGCGGCTGTCCGCCGAGCGCAACCGCGAGATCCCGGGTCTCGTGCAGCTGTATTCGACCCTTGTCGCGACCGCGCTCGAGGACGGCCGCCCCATCGCCCGCGACTTCGTCGCCGCGCGGTTCGAGCGCCTCCGGGAGGAGCTGGCCGAGCAGGTGCGCCGCACGCAGGCATCGGGCCGGATCCGCGCCGACGTCGATCCCCACGAGGTGGCTGCTCTCGTCATCGCCGCTTCCGACGGCCTGCAGTCGCAGTGGCTGCTCGAGCCGACTCTCGACTACGAACGCATCCTGGCACTGCTGGACCGGCTTCTCTCGCAGTGAGCTCCCGCCCGGGCGGGGTTCAGGATGCGAGGAACTTCAGCAGCGCCTCGTTGACCTCATCGCCGTGGGTCCAGAGCATGCCGTGGGGGGCTCCCTCGATCTCGACGTAGGTCGCATCCGGGAGCATCTCGCGGAAGCGCCGCCCCGTGGCATCGATCGGCAGGATGTTGTCGGCCGTGCCGTGGACGATCAGGGTCGGTACGTCGATCTTCTCGATGTCGGCGCGGAAGTCGGTCGGCCAGGTGAGCGGCGCCGCCGCGATCGCGGTGTTACCCGCGCGGTTGGCGGTCTGAACGCTCGCGTCGACGGCCTCCTGCGAGATGCGGGAGCCGAGGTGCTCGTCGAGGTTGTAGAAGTCCGTGAAGAATCCGGTCAGGAACGCGTAGCGGTCGTTCTTCACCGCTGCGGCAGTCTCATCGAAGAACTCCTGCGGGGCCGCGCCATCGGGATTCTCGTCCGTCTTGAGCAGGAAGGGCTCCAGGGAACCGAGGAAGGCGGCCTTGGACACCTGGCCGCTGCCGTACGTCCCCAGGTAGCGGGCGATCTCACCGGTGCCCATCGAGAAGCCCACCAGCACGGCGTCGGCCAGGTCGAGGCGCTTCATCAGCGCGTCGAGGTCGGAGGCGAAGGTGTCGTAGTCGTAGCCGGAGCCGACCTTGCTCGAGGCGCCGAACCCCCGACGGTCGTAGGCGATCACGCGATAGCCGGCATCCAGCAGAGCCGCCTGCTGCTTGTTCCACGATTCGCTGTCGAGAGGGAAGCCGTGGATCAGCACGACCGCCTGACCCGACCCCTGGTCGGTGTAGAAGAGCTGGATGTCCGACGAGTTGTCCGTTCCGACGGTGACGAAAGCCATGCGGGTTCCCTACTGTTCACGATGTGCACCGGTATCGACGAGCGCCGCGGCGCCGACCGTCAGCGTAGAACGGCGGAGGTGGTGGCGGGAGGTCTTGCGCGCCGCCGGGCGGGGGAGTAGGCGTCACGCCTCGCGGCGCGCGCCCTCGGCGGCGGTGACCGCGAAGATCGTCGGTTCGTCGAAACCGCTGCGGGCGAAGGCCCTCGTCACGGTGTCGGTCACCTCGGGAACGCGGTCGCGGTCGACCAGCGCGATCGCCGCGCCGCCGAATCCGCCACCGGTCATCCGCGCTCCGATCGCCCCCGCCTCGAGCGCCGCATCGACGGCGGTGTCGAGTTCCGGAACCGAGATCTCGAAGTCGTCGCGCATCGATGCGTGCGACGCGACGAGCAGCTCGCCGATCGATCGAGGACCGTCGGCCCGCAGCATCCGCACCGTGTCGAGCACCCGCTGATTCTCGGTCACCACGTGTCGGACACGCCGGAAGGTGACGTCATCGAGCTCGCGCTCGGCGCGGGCGAGGTCGCCGACCCCGAGATCGCGGAGAGACGCGACACCGAGCGCCGCCGCACCCGCCTCGCACGAGGCGCGGCGCTCACCGTACCCACCCGAGGCGTGGGAGTGCTGCACGCGGGTGTCCATCACGAGCAGGGTGAGCCCCGCGGCATCGAACCCCAGGTCGACGATCTCGACCTCGAGGCTGCGGCAGTCGAGCAGGATCGCCGCGTCGGCGGCCCCGAGGATCGAGGCCATCTGGTCCATGATGCCGGTGGGGGCGCCGACGGCCTCGTTCTCGGCACGCCGTCCCGCGCGCGCCAGGGCGGGCCGATCGAGACCCAGCTGCCACAGATCGTTCAGTGCGATGGCGACGGCGCCCTCGATCGCCGCCGACGACGACAGGCCGGCACCGACGGGCACGTTCGATGCGATGGCGATGTCGAGCCCGGTCGCGTGGGCCGCTGCGGCATCGGGGGCGGACTCGCCCAGTGCCCAGGCGACGCCGAGCGGGTAACGTGCCCACTCGGTGATGCTCTCGCGGCGGGCGGGGAAGAGGGTCGGAAGATCGTCGAGCGCGACGACCACCGGCTCGTCGGCGAAGGTCGAGGTGACCCGCAGCACCCCCTCGGTGTTCGGGGCGACGGCGGCCGCCGTGCGATGAGGGATCGCCAGCGGCAGCACGAACCCATCGTTGTAGTCGGTGTGCTCGCCGATCAGGTTGACGCGCCCGGGCGACGACCAGACACCGGCAGGCGCGGCGTCGGTGAGGCGGGCGAGGGCGTCGAGCGCCGCGTCGCGGGGGGCCGGGGTCGCGGCCATGGCGGGGGAGGGGTTGGTCACAGGGTCACCTCGGGAACGGATGCCACGGCCTCGCGCAGGCGCTCGGCGGCGGACTCGGGCGGGATGTCGCCGATCCACGCCCCCATCGCCGCCTCGGAACCGGCGAGGAACTTCAGCTTGTCGGCCGCGCGACGCGGCGACGTCAGCTGGAGGTGCAGGCGCGCGCTGTCGCGCGCGACGTGGACGGGGGCCTGGTGCCAGGCGGCGATGTAGGGGGTGGGGGAGTCGTACAGGGCGTCGATGCCGCGGAGGAGGCGGAGGTACAGCGGCGCGAGCTCATCCCGCTCGGCCGCCGTGGTCTCGGCGAAGTCGGCCACGTGGCGATGGGGGAGCAGGTGCACCTCGATCGGCCAGCGGGCGGCGAAGGGCACGAAGGCCGTCCAGTGCTCGCCGGTGAGGATCACGCGGTCCGATGCCCGCTCGCGGTCGAGGATGCGCGCGAACAGATCGGGTCCGGTCTTCTCGATCGAGCGCAGCAGCGCCTGCGTGCGCGGGGTGACGTAGGGGTAGGCGTAGATCTGCCCGTGCGGGTGGGCGAGCGTGACGCCGATGGCCTCGCCGCGGTTCTCGAACGGAAAGACCTGCTCGATTCCGGGAAGGGCCGAGAGAGCGGCCGTGCGATCGGCCCAGGCCTCGATGACCGTCCGCGCACGGATGGGGGTCTGCGTGCCGAACGAGCCCTCGTGGGCGGGGCTGAAGCAGACCACTTCGCAGCGGCCGACCGAGGTGCGGGTGCGGCCGAGCGAGAGCTCGCCGAGATCTTCCAGGTCGAGCGGCGGGTCGACGGCGGCGGGAGCGTCGCCGTGCGCGGTGCTCAGGGCCGGCCCGAACGACGGCGACCGGTTCTCGAAGACCGCGACGTCGTAACGCGAGGGGATCTCCGACGGGTTGGTGGGCGTCTGCGGCGCGAGGGGATCGAGCTCGGCCGGCGGCAGGAAGGCGCGGTTCTGGCGGGAGGCCGCCACCGAGATCCAATCGCCGGTCAGGACGTCCAGCCGCATGGTCGCGGTCTCGGGGCGAGGGTCCAGGGCGCGCGCGTCGACGGACCGCTCCGGGCCGAGGGTCGTGTCGGGGTCGTCGAAGTAGATCAGCTCGCGTCCATCGGCGAGGCGGGTCGAGCGCTTGGTGACACCTCCGGTCAGGTCCTCGACATCGGGGGTCGTCGACGGGGCGTCGGGGGCGCCGAACTCCTGCATGTTCACGTCAACACGATAGCCGGAGGGTCATGGTAACGTCAACATGCTCCGAATTGCCGGAGTTGTGTCGGTGGGAGTGGGCATGCGTCGAGTGTCGATGGCCGATGTCGCCGCGGCGGCCGGGGTATCGGGTCAGACCGTCTCCCGGGTGGTGAATGCCAGCCCGCGGGTGGATCCGGCCACGCGGTCACGGGTCGAGGAGGCCATGGCCCGGCTCGGCTACCGCCCCCACCGGGCAGCGCGGGCTCTGCGCACCGGCCGCACTCAGACGATCGGCCTCGTCGTGGCCACCCTCGGCACCGTGGGGAACTCCCGCATGCTGCAGGCTGTGGCGGCGGCCGCCGCCGGGCGCGGGTACGGCCTGGCCGTCGCCACCGTGGCCGGACCGGAGTCAGCCGACGACGCCTTCGCGCGACTCGCCGATCAGGGGGTCGACGGCGCCGTCGTGCTGAACGAGGCGACGCCGTTCGCCGCGGCGGTTCCTGCCGCCGCGGGCTTCCGCCTCGTCCTCGTCGACGCGCCCGTCGTTCCGCGACCGAGCGGGGGAGAGTCGTCGGGAGTGCACGTCGTCCAGACCGACCACGCGGCGGGCGCCTACGAGGCCACCGCCCACCTTCTCTCCCTCGGTCATCGTCGTATCGCGCACATCGCCGGGCCGTCCGACTCGTTCGCCGCCGCGGAGCGGGAGCGGGGATGGCGGCGGGCCCTCGCCGAGGCCACGCTGCAGCCGGGCGCGCCGGTGCGCGGCGACTGGAGCGCAGCATCCGGTCATGCCGCCGCCGGCAGCCTCGGCGATGCCACCGCCGTCTTCGTGGCGAACGACCAGATGGCGCTCGGCGCCCTGCGGGCCCTGGCCGACGCCGGCCAGGAGGTGCCGCGCGATGTCAGCGTGGTCGGCTTCGACGACATCGCCGATGCTGCGCAGTACCGTCCTCCGCTGACGACCGTTCGTCAGGACTTCGATGCCCTCGGTGCGAGGGCCGTCGCCGTTCTCATCGACGA encodes the following:
- a CDS encoding LacI family DNA-binding transcriptional regulator, whose translation is MLRIAGVVSVGVGMRRVSMADVAAAAGVSGQTVSRVVNASPRVDPATRSRVEEAMARLGYRPHRAARALRTGRTQTIGLVVATLGTVGNSRMLQAVAAAAAGRGYGLAVATVAGPESADDAFARLADQGVDGAVVLNEATPFAAAVPAAAGFRLVLVDAPVVPRPSGGESSGVHVVQTDHAAGAYEATAHLLSLGHRRIAHIAGPSDSFAAAERERGWRRALAEATLQPGAPVRGDWSAASGHAAAGSLGDATAVFVANDQMALGALRALADAGQEVPRDVSVVGFDDIADAAQYRPPLTTVRQDFDALGARAVAVLIDDVESTGVTAPMVETLTPTLIVRASTAPLR